From a single Silene latifolia isolate original U9 population chromosome 6, ASM4854445v1, whole genome shotgun sequence genomic region:
- the LOC141658756 gene encoding uncharacterized protein LOC141658756, which produces MPINIKASLRTLKFTWFLWKTWTFSLPTLDSIQNKMRSYTEYLRTFFEKTFLCSQKLLSSEQSYEKVLDLMSVYDSNSNWLVSNNIPIVTNIGLLHFSIIVFHLYCVWCTAAITADL; this is translated from the exons ATGCCGATTAATATTAAAG CTTCTCTCCGAACCTTGAAGTTCACATGGTTCTTGTGGAAAACATGGACTTTTAGCTTGCCCACATTGGACTCTATACAAAACAAGAT GAGATCGTACACTGAATATTTGAGAACTTTTTTCGAGAAGACGTTCCTATGTAGCCAGAAGCTTCTATCATCGGAACAGAGTTATGAGAAAGTGTTAGACCTGATGAGTGTATATGATTCAAATTCGAACTGGCTTGTTAGCAATAATATTCCTATCGTCACCAACATTGGTTTGTTGCATTTCAGCATTATAGTCTTTCATCTATATTGTGTTTGGTGTACTGCAGCAATTACTGCTGATCTCTGA